A single Primulina eburnea isolate SZY01 chromosome 11, ASM2296580v1, whole genome shotgun sequence DNA region contains:
- the LOC140805101 gene encoding pentatricopeptide repeat-containing protein At3g51320-like: MAKFVRFKNFPFSQASKRFLFHFNSFASSYSSLDQKDSHHIKQDYVLSNRIKDKALYFLNSCKSLAHIFQIQAFLITSDLFQDPSFSGRLLKLSADLCDDFYYTVLIFRCINCPDTFCVNRIIKHYSCSSYYEETIAFYIEMLKESRFYPNNFTFPPLISACAKMNFLSLGQMCQGQTVKFGVDGVLPVQNSLIHFYACCKITDVAMKTFVEMPIKDLVSWNTIIDGFVKAGEMDEAHKLFDSIPERNEVSWNVMIGGYLNFQNPGIAMKLFRNMMKLGFKSNDTTMVNVLTACGRSNRLKEGRSVHGFLLKSFKPSSLNVDSAIIHMYSKCRRVDHAQIIFNRMSSKNLVSWNVMILGHCIHGNPIDGLNLYSEMVDNSRTLNKLTPNSDKNLNLYEKDWILPDEITFIGVLCACARKGMLNEGRNYFSQMIDVFHAKPNFAHYWCMANLMASVGQVQEAVDLLKDIPTETYQFPESSLWAGLFASCRFQGAVNLGEQVAKDLIEQDPQNFSYYALLVNIYAVSGRWEEVNRAKDMMKKRGISRMPGCNLKDLKEVVHTTLDHEANDSGIS, translated from the coding sequence ATGGCCAAATTTGTTAGATTCAAAAACTTCCCTTTCTCTCAAGCCTCCAAACGGTTCCTATTTCACTTTAATTCTTTTGCTTCTTCTTATTCTTCTTTAGACCAGAAAGATTCTCATCATATTAAGCAAGATTATGTTTTGTCTAATCGTATAAAAGACAAAGCTCTTTACTTTCTGAACTCTTGTAAAAGCTTGGCCCATATTTTCCAAATTCAAGCCTTCTTAATAACTTCAGATCTTTTCCAGGACCCTTCTTTCTCCGGACGCCTTCTGAAGCTCTCCGCAGATTTGTGTGATGATTTCTACTATACAGTCTTGATTTTCAGGTGTATTAATTGTCCTGATACATTCTGTgtcaatagaatcataaagcaCTATTCTTGCAGCAGTTATTACGAGGAAACTATTGCCTTTTATATTGAAATGCTGAAAGAAAGCAGATTTTATCCTAATAATTTTACTTTTCCACCACTTATTAGTGCTTGCGCTAAAATGAATTTTTTGAGTTTGGGGCAAATGTGCCAAGGACAGACTGTCAAATTCGGGGTGGATGGTGTTTTGCCTGTGCAGAATTCTTTAATTCACTTCTATGCTTGTTGTAAGATAACTGATGTTGCTATGAAAACGTTTGTTGAAATGCCCATTAAGGATTTGGTGTCTTGGAACACAATTATCGATGGTTTTGTGAAGGCCGGTGAAATGGACGAGGCACACAAGCTATTTGATTCAATACCCGAGAGGAACGAGGTTTCTTGGAATGTTATGATCGGTGGTTACTTGAACTTTCAGAACCCAGGGATCGCAATGAAGTTGTTTAGGAACATGATGAAATTAGGATTTAAGAGTAATGATACCACCATGGTGAATGTGCTTACTGCTTGTGGGAGGTCAAATAGATTAAAGGAAGGAAGGTCGGTTCATGGTTTTCTTCTTAAATCGTTTAAGCCTTCTAGTCTGAATGTAGATTCTGCTATTATTCATATGTATAGTAAATGTAGGAGGGTGGATCATGCTCAGATTATCTTTAATAGAATGTCGAGCAAGAACTTGGTTTCATGGAATGTGATGATTTTGGGGCACTGTATCCACGGTAATCCTATTGACGGGCTTAATTTGTATTCAGAAATGGTGGATAATAGTAGGACGCTGAATAAATTAACTCCAAATTCTGACAAGAATCTGAATCTGTACGAAAAGGATTGGATTCTGCCTGATGAAATTACGTTTATAGGTGTTCTTTGTGCATGTGCACGCAAAGGAATGTTGAACGAGGGGAGAAACTACTTCTCCCAGATGATTGACGTGTTTCATGCGAAGCCGAATTTTGCTCATTACTGGTGCATGGCTAATCTCATGGCCAGTGTTGGTCAAGTGCAAGAGGCAGTGGATCTATTAAAGGACATACCAACTGAAACTTACCAGTTTCCAGAATCCTCATTATGGGCAGGATTGTTTGCATCATGTCGTTTTCAAGGGGCCGTGAACTTGGGGGAACAAGTTGCAAAAGACTTGATCGAACAAGATCCTCAGAACTTCTCCTATTATGCTTTACTTGTAAATATTTATGCTGTTTCAGGTAGATGGGAAGAAGTTAATAGAGCAAAAGATATGATGAAAAAGAGAGGTATTAGCCGAATGCCTGGTTGCAATCTCAAGGATTTAAAGGAAGTAGTTCACACAACTCTAGATCACGAAGCAAATGACAGTGGGATTAGCTGA
- the LOC140805013 gene encoding uncharacterized protein, translating into MPLSATAIGALLGLGTQMYSNALRKLPYMRHPWEHVLGMGIGAVLANQMVKWDAKSQEDLDKLLLKAKEANQRRYFDDDED; encoded by the exons ATGCCGTTAAGCGCGACGGCGATCGGAGCTCTGCTGGGATTGGGGACGCAGATGTACTCGAATGCCCTGCGAAAGCTTCCTTATATGCGCC ATCCGTGGGAGCATGTTTTGGGAATGGGAATAGGGGCGGTGCTCGCTAATCAGATGGTGAAGTGGGACGCTAAGTCTCAGGAAGACCTTGACAAATTGCTTCTCAAAGCTAAGGAAGCCAACCAGCGTCGCTACTTCG